The genomic region ATGAGGCTGGAAGGCTCAATCAGAGGATTGCCGAGATTTCTGACGAAGTATATTTTGTAATTTCAGGTATACCTATAAGGATAAAGGGTTAAGGCTTATGTTTTGGTGCAGAATGGGTATCAATTCATGTAAATATAAGGGCAATCACAGAAATTATCAATGCTCCGAAAAGGCTAATATAGTAAGCTTTCATTTATTCCTCCTCCTTTGGTATTACTATAAATCACGCAAGAAAAATTATTATTGCAATGTAAACCCCAAAGATAGCACTCTCGAAGTCAATAGACTTAGAAAAAATACCACCAATTATAATTACTGTCACGACATATTTAGTAATATCAAAAAGCATCTTACCAGCTTCGTATCTGCTTTTTGTGTATCTAATGATTTCATTGTAAGAATTAATGAAGATCTTTTCAAGCAGGGAGGTTTTTAAAATGTTTCAAGAGACATTGAAGATGATCAAACCTATTGATCCTGAATGGTGCAATATTGCACAAAAGAGGCTTGACAATCTTACAAAACCACCTGGAAGTCTTGGAAGACTTGAGGAGTTTGCAAGAAGGCTTGTGGCAATTTCAGAAGATAGAATGCCTCTGATAAATAAAAAGGCCATCTTTACCTTTGCCGGTGATCACGGAGTTACTGAAGAAGGTGTTTCTGCCTACCCAAAGGAAGTGACTGCCCAGATGGTCTTTAATTTTTTAAGAGGAGGAGCAGGTATAAATGTCCTTGCCAGACATGCTGGTGCAGATGTGATAGTAGTTGATATCGGTGTTGATTACTATTTTAAAGATCTTGAGGGGTTGCTCCAGATGAAGGTCGTTAGGGGGACAAAAAATTTTACTAGAGGACCTGCTATGAGCCGTGAGGAGGCAATCAGATCCCTTGAGGTTGGAATAAAGCTGGCAGAGGCCTATGCAAAAAGAGGATACAGGCTTTTTGGTACAGGAGATATGGGTATAGGTAATACCACTCCATCAAGTGCTATTGCCGCAGTCCTTACCGGAAGACCAGTTGAGGAGGTTACAGGTAGAGGTACGGGCATATCAGATGAAGCATTAAGGAGAAAGATAGAGGTTATTAAAAGGGCAATAGAAATCAATAAACCTGATCAGGCAGACCCTGTTGATGTCCTTTCGAAACTCGGAGGTGCTGAGATCGGCGGTATTGCAGGTTTAATACTTGGTGCAGCAGCAAACAGGATTCCTGTTGTTATAGATGGTTTTATCTCTACAGCCGGTGCGCTAATCGCTTACTGTCTTAAGCCAGAGGTTAAGGATTACATGTTTGCTGCCCATAACTCAGTCGAAAGAGGACACAAAGTAATGCTTGATATGATGGGCTTAAGACCCATACTTGATCTTAATATGAGACTTGGAGAGGGGACAGGTGCTGCCCTTGCGATGCTAATAATAGAGGCGGGNNNNNNNNNNGTCTTAAGATATATAAAGAGATGGCAACCTTTGAGGAAGCTGGGGTATCTAATGAGGTTCAAAATTGAGGATTAAAATATGAAAAGATATTTACTCGCACTTCAGTTTCTGACCATCATTCCTTTGAAGTTAAGGTTTAAGGTCACACCAGTAGAGATAGCAAGGTCTTCTCCGTTTTTTGTTCCAGTAGGACTTTTTCAGGGTATGGTTATACTTTCGGTGCTCGCTCTGTCTGAGTGGGTCTTTCATCAGGACCTTGCTATAGCCATTGCACTTCTCTCTTACATTCTCTTAAACGGTGCCTTTCATCTTGATGGTCTTGCAGACACCTTTGATGCAATAGCTGTTAAGTCCACTGGTGCTCCTCTTGTTGACAGGGAGAAGAGACTTGCTGTTGCAAGGGAGAGTGCCACAGGTGCAATAGGTGTGCTGGCAATGGTCTCTGTTCTCTTTCTTAAGTATCTCTCGCTTAAAAACATCTCTCATCTCATACCGTCCTTATACTATCTCTCCTTTCTCCTAATGCCGGTGGTCTCCAAATGGACAATGAATGTTGCCATGTTTCATGGAAGACCTGCAAGAACCGAAGGGCTGGGTTATCTATTTATGGCGAATTACAGGACAAAGGACTTTCTAATCGCAGGAGCATGGCTTTTATCTATATACAGTCTTATATATGCCCTATTTGGACATTACTTACCTGAAAGGTTCTATATATTCTGTATCTTTGTAACGTTGACTCTCTATTTATTCTCACTTCTCTGGCTTTCTTTTTTAAAGAAGAGACTGGGTGGCCAGACAGGTGATACACTCGGAGCCCTGAATGAGATCAGTGAATTAATATTTCTTCTGCTATTAATCTTATGGTGGAGGTTCAGTATATCATGGTAAAGACACTTTATATTATAAGGCACGGTGTAACCGAAGGTGATGGGATCAAGAGATACAAGGGGAGTATGGATGTACTACTTTCAGAAAGGGGAATAAGACAGATGGAGAGGGTAGCATTCTATCTAAGGAGCGTTATAGCTGAGCAGAATCTGGTGCTATATTCTTCTCCGCTGAAGAGGGCATTGAAAAGTGCTGAGATAATAGGAAAGGAGTTCGGTCTTACACCTGTTGTGATAGAGGAATTAAAGGAGAGAAATTTCGGACTCTGGGAAGGCATGAGTTATGAAGAGATAATGATGACCTATCCTGAGGAATTTGAGGCATGGAGAAGTAACCCACTCAGATACAGTCCGCCAGGAGGTGAAAGCACAATTGAGGTGAGAGATAGGGTAATGAAAGGTCTAAAGAAGATAGAGCAGCATAGCAGGGCATTAGAGCAGCAGTTAAATATGAAAAATAATAATCCAGCCTCCAATGTTTCAGGTATTTCTACCAGCTCAATTATTGTTGCCCATGGTGGTGTAAACAGGGTCATACTCTGTGAGATCCTCGGGATACCTCTTGAGAATATCTTCAGGATTGAACAGGAGCATGCCTGCATTAATGTAATCCAGTTTCACGATGGTTATCCTGTTGTTAAATTATTGAATTTCACATTGAGGGATTAAATATGGCAAAGGCTTTAATGATCCAGGGTACAGGTTCAGGAGCTGGCAAGAGCCTTATAGTTACGGCTCTCTGTAGAATTTTTAATAAGAGGGGGATAAAGGTTGCTCCCTTCAAGGCCCAGAATATGGCATTGAATTCCTTTGTCACAATGGATGGAGGAGAGATCGGAAGGGCGCAGGCACTTCAGGCAGAGGCAGCCAGAACCGAACCATCTGTTGATATGAATCCTGTTCTTCTTAAGGCATCCGGTGAAAAGGGCTGCCAGGTAATTGTTCATGGTAGGGTTTACGGAAATTACGAGGCAAAGAGATATTATTCTCTGAGGGAAGAGCTATGGCCCTCTGTGAAAGAATCCTTAGAAAGGCTGTCTGAAAGATATGAGCTCTTGGTTATAGAAGGTGCTGGAAGCCCTGCCGAGATAAATCTCCTTGAAGCGGATATTGTAAACATGAGAGTGGCCAAATATGCAAAGGCACCTGTATTGCTAGTAGGTGATATAGATAGAGGAGGTGTTTTTGCATCACTCTACGGAACGGTGAAACTTCTTGGGCGTGACGCTAGATATATAAAGGCATTTGTGATTAATAAATTCAGAGGTGACAGGGACATCCTCACCCCTGGACTCAGTCTAATAGAAGAAAAGACCGGCAGACCTGTTATTGGTGTCATTCCTTACCTGAGGGATATAATGTTGCCGGAAGAGGACGGACTGAGCCTTGATAATAAGAGAGTTCAAAATTCAATATACAATGTTCAGGGTACTTCTCAGATTAAGATCGTGGTTCTCAGGCTGCCCTATATTTCAAATTTTACAGATTTTGATCCCCTATTCTATGAGCCTGATGTTGAGCTCCTCTATTCCAGGAACCCTGCTGATATAGAAAATGCTGATATTGTGATAGTTCCAGGAACAAAAAATACAGTCAGAGACCTTATCTTTCTTAAGGAGAATAATCTTGATGAGAGTCTGAAGAGGGCCTTTGAGAAGGGAATTCAGATAATAGGCATCTGCGGTGGATACCAGATGCTTGGAAAAAGAATAGCTGATCCGTCCTGTCTGGAAAGCAGTGTAAGAGAGATAGAAGGGATCGGTCTTCTTGAAATAGAAACAGTATTTCAGGAGCCAAAGTTAACAGCACAGATAGAGGCTGAGGTAAATTCTGAGGCCTTCGGTCTGCTCTCCTCTGCACTTAAAGGTTATGAGATCCATATGGGACGAAGTACAGGTGATACGGGATTATTCAGGATAAAAAGATTTTCCCATCCCCAAAGTCCTGTCCTTGATGGTTCTATGAATGGCAATTGTTGGGGTACCTATATACACGGGATCTTTGATAACGATCACTTCAGGCGGGCCATTATAAATTCAGCAAGAATGAAGAAGGGCCTTGAGCCTTTGAGCTTCACATACAGTTACAGGGAGTTAAAAGAAGGGTTAATAGATTCACTCTCAAAAAGTATTGAAGAACACATTGATATGTCCTTTATATGGAGACTTCTTAAATGATCGATGCCATAAAAGATTGTTTCACTATTGAGGGATGGCAGATAGCACTTGCCTTTCTGATTGATCTCCTTATAGGAGATCCCAGATGGTTGCCCCATCCTGTAAGGATAATGGGTTTTTTTATCCATAGGCTCGAGATTCTCTTAAGAAGATTTTTTAAGGGTGCCGCTTCTGAAAGAATTGGCGGAGTCTTTCTTATGCTAATCATGGTATCCTCCACATTTTTTATCTCGTGCCTGGCTGTATCACTTTTTTACAGGCTGGCTGATGAAGGTGCAATATTAATAGGTGCTGCTACCACTTTTATTTTTGTCCTTGTTATTTCTACGACCATTGCAACCAGAGAACTCATTACTTCGTGTATGAAGGTTATTGATTATCTCAAAGAAGGCAATCTCAAAATGGCAAGGAATTCCCTCAGCATGATTGTTGGCAGGGATACAGAGAATCTTTCAGAAGAGGAGGTCTTAAGGGCGACAATGGAGACCCTTTCAGAAAACCTATCAGATGGAGTGGTTGCACCTCTATTCTATCTTGTCCTCGGAGGTCTTCCTCTTGCCATGACCTACAAGGTAATAAATACAATGGACTCCATGATAGGATATAAAAATGAAAGATACAGATATTTTGGCTGGGCTGCTGCAAGGCTTGATGACATCGTGAATTACATTCCTGCAAGGCTCTCTGCAGCCCTTATTATGATCTCAATATTCTTTGTTGAGACTGCAAAAAGCATTTACAGGATATTCAATAAACTCATCTTTAAGAAATCAGCTCCACTTAGGAGATTTATAATCCTTACAGTATTCATGATCTATGATTTTCTTCTTTTAATAAAGGATTCCCTTCTGGTTGGCTATCTGTTCACAAGGCGCTCCTTTCTTGTAACTCTCATGGACGGGAAAAACCATCCAAGCCCAAACAGTGGTTATCCTGAGGCAGCCCTTTCAGGAGCCCTGGGTATAAGGCTGGGTGGTCCCGCTACCTATGAAGGAGTGGTGGTAAATAAACCCTATATTGGTCTATCTTTAAGGGCATTAGATACAGCAGTGGCAATGGAGGGTATTATACTTGTTACTCTATCAGCTCTGATTGCTGCAATGATAGCTGTGCTGGTGAGGTTATGAGAGGTTTTTTCCATAAGTCTGACTCTAGATGTAACTATGAATTCCTACACGGAGGAGACATATACAGTCTTTTAATGGAGGGATTCAGGTATGAGGATATTATTGACTTCAGTGCATCAGTAAATCCCCTTGGGCCTCCTGACTCAGTTATGAATGCCCTTAGGGATAATCCGGTAATACTCAGGCATTATCCTGACCCCTGTTCATGGGAATTAAGAAGGGCAATAGCTGATGAGCATAATATTGAGCCTGATAGAGTGATTACAGGTAATGGAAGCACAGAATTGATTTATCTCCTCGTAAGGTCATTAAGACCTAAAAGAGCCCTCATTCCTGCTCCAACCTTTTCTGAATACGAAAGGGCATGCAGGATTTATGGATCAGAGGTGGAGATTTACCACTTATATGAAGAAGATAAATTTGATATAGATCCTGATAAATTTATCTCATCACTCATCACCAGTTATTCATCTCGTTCTTTTAACATGGTATTCCTCTGTAATCCCAATAATCCTACAGGCCGATTGATGAAAAGGGAAGATGTAATTAAGATTGCAGAGGCTGTAAGAGACCTGAAATGTTATCTTGTTGTTGATGAGGCATTCATGGATTTTGTCCCTGAAGAGAGCATTATAAACATGGTGAAGGAAAATCCCTATCTTATTGTCCTCAGATCCATGACAAAGTTTTATGGTCTTGCAGGGCTCAGACTGGGTTATGGAGTTTTTGATAAAGACCTCGCAGAAGAACTCCTTTATTACAAAGAGCCCTGGACAGTTAATGGCCCTGCCCAGATAGCTGGAATTACATCACTTAATGATAAAGCTTTCAGATTATTAACTCTACAGGTGACAGAAGAGTGGAAGAAAGACATGGAGAGTCTTTTTGAGGAAAGGGGAATCTACTATATTCCTTCTGCAGCTAATTTTTATATCTTTAAAGCTCCTGAAAGAACAGCTGAGATCCTCAGAAAAAAGGGGATACTAATAAGAGACTGTTCAAATTTCAGAGGTCTTAAAAAAATTAATGGATATGCCTGGTTCAGGGTTTCTGTGAGGAATCCTGAGGAAAACAGAAGATTAATGGAGGCCTTAAAATATGCACTCTAAATTTCTTCTGGCCGGCACTCACAGTGGTTCAGGAAAGACAACCCTCACGATAGGTATTCTTGGAGCATTGCTTGAGAGGGGAATTAAGGTCCAGTCATTTAAGGCAGGTCCTGATTTTATAGATACCGGACTTCACGGTATAGTAACTGGAAGCCTATCAGTAAACCTTGACCTCTGGATGATGGGTGATGACTATGTTAAAGGAATATTCAATAAATACAGTGAAGGAATGGATGCAGTTATTATTGAAGGTGTTATGGGGCTTTTTGATGGAACTCCATCAGCAGCTGATCTTGCGAGATTCCTGAAGGTGCCGGTTATTCTAATCATAGATGCCTATGGCATGGCAGAAAGCATCCGTCCTGTTGTGAGAGGCTATATGGAGGAAGCAATGGATAAGGGTATAAGGATATCGGGGTTGATATTCAACAGGACTGGAGGAATAGAACATTATAAAAGACTCAGGGAATCGATCAGGGATCTGAATATAGAGGTCTTTGGTCATCTTCCAAGAAACAGGAATTTCCAGATTCCTTCAAGACATCTGGGATTATACAGGGCAGAGGAATCTCCCCTTTCTGAAGATGCAATAGGAGAACTGAAAAAAATGGTGAATGAGTTCATAGAAATTGATTCACTGCTTAAGAAGACAAAGGTCAAGGAGTATATTCCTTCTTTTCAATCAGAAAGGGATAAAAAGATAACTGTTGGTATTGCCCGGGATGAGGCCTTCAGCTTTTATTACAGGGATGTTCTTGATGGATTAAGGGAACAGGGAGCTGAGATTATCGAGTTCAGTCCATTAAATCATGAAGCAATACCAGATAACCTGGATTTTATTTACATAGGTGGTGGCTATCCGGAGCTCTATGCTGAGAGGCTTTCCAGAAATCATTCAATGAAGGAATCCATAAGAAAATGGATCCAAGATGGTCTTCCCCTTTATGCTGAATGCGGAGGACTCATGTACCTATCAAGGGGTATTTACATCGATAATCTATTCTATCCAATGACCGGTGCCCTACCCTTTACAGTGAGGATGATGAAGAGGCCTGTACTCGGATACAGATATGTTGAACTCATAAATACAGGAATCCAGTGCCGAGGACATGAATTCCATTATTCAATGATAGAGGGAGGAGATGAAGGAGTTGAGAAGATTTTCAGAGTTTTTTCAAAAGATGGAATATATCTGAAGGAAGAAGGTTATCTTTTTAAAAAGACGCTTTCAACATATATTCATCTTCACAACATAGATAGAATCATTAAATGGCTTACGGAGGGTTCATGGACAAAATAATACTCGTTGGTCACGGAAGTCCTGAGGATGGAGCAAACAATCTCCATGAGATGGCCCTGCTTCTTCATAGTCTCATTCATCCGGTTTGCATAAGGGAATGTGTGAAGATAGCTTATCTTCAGTTTGGAAGTCCTGATATCATGGAGGCCATAGAGGAATCAGTCCATTCAGGAGCAAAAAGGATCATAATTCATCCCTTTTTTCTCTCAAAGGGAGTGCATGTGAAAAGGGATATACCAGAGATAATAGAAAGGGCAAGGTCTTCATATCCAGATCGTGAGTTTTTCTATACCGAGCCCCTGGGATTCAATGAATGGACTGCGAGACTGGTATTCGAAAGGATAAAGGATTTCCTTAAACAGCCTTCTTATGGAGAATGGATAGAAAAAACAAGCCTTGAGCAGATATCAGAGGAATTTGGTCTAAAGGACGATTCTTTAGAAACAGAGGTAATAAAAAGGGTGATTCATGCAACTGCTGACCCTGAATTCAGAGATACACTCCTCTTTCATCCAGAGGCTATAAGGACAGGAATAAGGGCAATAAAGTCAGGCAAGGACATATTAGTAGATGTTGAGATGGTAAAAGCAGGTATTAATAAGAGGGGGCTTGAGCCTTTTGGTGGAAAAGTGATCTGTAATATAAATAATGAAGATGTTGTAAGACTTTCAAAAGAGACAGGAAGAACTCGTGCGGAGACAGCCATAGAGATGGCATTAAAGGAAAACAGCAATATCGGTATCATAGCCATCGGAAATGCTCCAACAGCGCTTCTTAAGGTTATAGAGATTTTTAATAATCCATCGCCCATCACATATAATCAATCGCTCGTTATCGGTGTTCCTGTTGGATTTGTAAATGCACTGGAGTCAAAGGTATTACTTTCCTCACAGAAATTTCCATTTATAACAAACATCAGCAGAAAAGGTGGCTCGTCTGTGGCTGCTTCCATAGTGAATGCCTTAATAAAAATAACACAGGAGGTGAGTTCATGAAAACAAAGAATCAATTACAGAGGAAAGGAAAAATAAAGTTTAAAAGGAGAAAAACATATTTTTCTATCTTAGGTCTCTTTACTCTATTCTTTGTTCTATCTTCTAACAGAAATGCTTTTGCCATGCATATATCAGAGGGTATACTGCCTTTAAACTGGGCAGTCCTCTGGTGGATCGTTGCATTACCCTTTATTGCATGGGGATTGTATGAACTTAAAAGAAGGTCCTCAACTGAACTTTCCTTTAAACCCCTTGCAGGACTCATGGCTGCTGTTGTATTCCTTATATCATGTATGCCCGTTCCTGTTCCAACTGCAGGAACCTGTTCCCATCCTGCTGGTACCGGGATATCAGGAATTCTCGTTGGTCCTGCTGTAAGTATCCTTATATCAGCTGTTGCCCTTCTTATTCAGGCACTCTTTCTTGCCCATGGTGGTTTAAGTACCCTGGGAGCCAATATTGTGTCGATGGGTGTCATGGGT from Thermodesulfovibrionales bacterium harbors:
- the cobT gene encoding nicotinate-nucleotide--dimethylbenzimidazole phosphoribosyltransferase, with translation MFQETLKMIKPIDPEWCNIAQKRLDNLTKPPGSLGRLEEFARRLVAISEDRMPLINKKAIFTFAGDHGVTEEGVSAYPKEVTAQMVFNFLRGGAGINVLARHAGADVIVVDIGVDYYFKDLEGLLQMKVVRGTKNFTRGPAMSREEAIRSLEVGIKLAEAYAKRGYRLFGTGDMGIGNTTPSSAIAAVLTGRPVEEVTGRGTGISDEALRRKIEVIKRAIEINKPDQADPVDVLSKLGGAEIGGIAGLILGAAANRIPVVIDGFISTAGALIAYCLKPEVKDYMFAAHNSVERGHKVMLDMMGLRPILDLNMRLGEGTGAALAMLIIEAG
- the cobS gene encoding adenosylcobinamide-GDP ribazoletransferase gives rise to the protein MKRYLLALQFLTIIPLKLRFKVTPVEIARSSPFFVPVGLFQGMVILSVLALSEWVFHQDLAIAIALLSYILLNGAFHLDGLADTFDAIAVKSTGAPLVDREKRLAVARESATGAIGVLAMVSVLFLKYLSLKNISHLIPSLYYLSFLLMPVVSKWTMNVAMFHGRPARTEGLGYLFMANYRTKDFLIAGAWLLSIYSLIYALFGHYLPERFYIFCIFVTLTLYLFSLLWLSFLKKRLGGQTGDTLGALNEISELIFLLLLILWWRFSISW
- a CDS encoding histidine phosphatase family protein, whose protein sequence is MVKTLYIIRHGVTEGDGIKRYKGSMDVLLSERGIRQMERVAFYLRSVIAEQNLVLYSSPLKRALKSAEIIGKEFGLTPVVIEELKERNFGLWEGMSYEEIMMTYPEEFEAWRSNPLRYSPPGGESTIEVRDRVMKGLKKIEQHSRALEQQLNMKNNNPASNVSGISTSSIIVAHGGVNRVILCEILGIPLENIFRIEQEHACINVIQFHDGYPVVKLLNFTLRD
- a CDS encoding cobyric acid synthase is translated as MAKALMIQGTGSGAGKSLIVTALCRIFNKRGIKVAPFKAQNMALNSFVTMDGGEIGRAQALQAEAARTEPSVDMNPVLLKASGEKGCQVIVHGRVYGNYEAKRYYSLREELWPSVKESLERLSERYELLVIEGAGSPAEINLLEADIVNMRVAKYAKAPVLLVGDIDRGGVFASLYGTVKLLGRDARYIKAFVINKFRGDRDILTPGLSLIEEKTGRPVIGVIPYLRDIMLPEEDGLSLDNKRVQNSIYNVQGTSQIKIVVLRLPYISNFTDFDPLFYEPDVELLYSRNPADIENADIVIVPGTKNTVRDLIFLKENNLDESLKRAFEKGIQIIGICGGYQMLGKRIADPSCLESSVREIEGIGLLEIETVFQEPKLTAQIEAEVNSEAFGLLSSALKGYEIHMGRSTGDTGLFRIKRFSHPQSPVLDGSMNGNCWGTYIHGIFDNDHFRRAIINSARMKKGLEPLSFTYSYRELKEGLIDSLSKSIEEHIDMSFIWRLLK
- the cbiB gene encoding adenosylcobinamide-phosphate synthase CbiB encodes the protein MIDAIKDCFTIEGWQIALAFLIDLLIGDPRWLPHPVRIMGFFIHRLEILLRRFFKGAASERIGGVFLMLIMVSSTFFISCLAVSLFYRLADEGAILIGAATTFIFVLVISTTIATRELITSCMKVIDYLKEGNLKMARNSLSMIVGRDTENLSEEEVLRATMETLSENLSDGVVAPLFYLVLGGLPLAMTYKVINTMDSMIGYKNERYRYFGWAAARLDDIVNYIPARLSAALIMISIFFVETAKSIYRIFNKLIFKKSAPLRRFIILTVFMIYDFLLLIKDSLLVGYLFTRRSFLVTLMDGKNHPSPNSGYPEAALSGALGIRLGGPATYEGVVVNKPYIGLSLRALDTAVAMEGIILVTLSALIAAMIAVLVRL
- the cobD gene encoding threonine-phosphate decarboxylase CobD — protein: MRGFFHKSDSRCNYEFLHGGDIYSLLMEGFRYEDIIDFSASVNPLGPPDSVMNALRDNPVILRHYPDPCSWELRRAIADEHNIEPDRVITGNGSTELIYLLVRSLRPKRALIPAPTFSEYERACRIYGSEVEIYHLYEEDKFDIDPDKFISSLITSYSSRSFNMVFLCNPNNPTGRLMKREDVIKIAEAVRDLKCYLVVDEAFMDFVPEESIINMVKENPYLIVLRSMTKFYGLAGLRLGYGVFDKDLAEELLYYKEPWTVNGPAQIAGITSLNDKAFRLLTLQVTEEWKKDMESLFEERGIYYIPSAANFYIFKAPERTAEILRKKGILIRDCSNFRGLKKINGYAWFRVSVRNPEENRRLMEALKYAL
- a CDS encoding cobyrinate a,c-diamide synthase produces the protein MHSKFLLAGTHSGSGKTTLTIGILGALLERGIKVQSFKAGPDFIDTGLHGIVTGSLSVNLDLWMMGDDYVKGIFNKYSEGMDAVIIEGVMGLFDGTPSAADLARFLKVPVILIIDAYGMAESIRPVVRGYMEEAMDKGIRISGLIFNRTGGIEHYKRLRESIRDLNIEVFGHLPRNRNFQIPSRHLGLYRAEESPLSEDAIGELKKMVNEFIEIDSLLKKTKVKEYIPSFQSERDKKITVGIARDEAFSFYYRDVLDGLREQGAEIIEFSPLNHEAIPDNLDFIYIGGGYPELYAERLSRNHSMKESIRKWIQDGLPLYAECGGLMYLSRGIYIDNLFYPMTGALPFTVRMMKRPVLGYRYVELINTGIQCRGHEFHYSMIEGGDEGVEKIFRVFSKDGIYLKEEGYLFKKTLSTYIHLHNIDRIIKWLTEGSWTK
- a CDS encoding precorrin-8X methylmutase, which gives rise to MDKIILVGHGSPEDGANNLHEMALLLHSLIHPVCIRECVKIAYLQFGSPDIMEAIEESVHSGAKRIIIHPFFLSKGVHVKRDIPEIIERARSSYPDREFFYTEPLGFNEWTARLVFERIKDFLKQPSYGEWIEKTSLEQISEEFGLKDDSLETEVIKRVIHATADPEFRDTLLFHPEAIRTGIRAIKSGKDILVDVEMVKAGINKRGLEPFGGKVICNINNEDVVRLSKETGRTRAETAIEMALKENSNIGIIAIGNAPTALLKVIEIFNNPSPITYNQSLVIGVPVGFVNALESKVLLSSQKFPFITNISRKGGSSVAASIVNALIKITQEVSS
- a CDS encoding energy-coupling factor ABC transporter permease, with the protein product MKTKNQLQRKGKIKFKRRKTYFSILGLFTLFFVLSSNRNAFAMHISEGILPLNWAVLWWIVALPFIAWGLYELKRRSSTELSFKPLAGLMAAVVFLISCMPVPVPTAGTCSHPAGTGISGILVGPAVSILISAVALLIQALFLAHGGLSTLGANIVSMGVMGSFAGYLTFRVLRRFNITMAVSGFMAGLFADWATYITTSIELASGIRGDAPFTPLFLKILVAFIPTQLPLGILEGAMTSGMVVLLYKKRPDLLVKMKIIKAEEVKA